A genomic region of Streptomyces rimosus contains the following coding sequences:
- a CDS encoding M48 family metallopeptidase produces the protein MGLTVERDGTLTLHVPDGCGAQRVEEFVRASRAWIDDKIRLSGERRQLHPVRTLRNGEVHRYLGRDYRLLIVDDQLDAAAASVDEGPGAVVRLVAGRLRLDGTVAADPKRARKAIADWYSRAGQRWIRGRLQPWAARMDVSEPAVHVRDLGRRWGSYRSGPAVDGVISLHWATFQLPIHLVDYVVAHELAHVRVSGHGPAYWRLLGRALPECRQLKEELDELGRRVWMGDLGC, from the coding sequence TTGGGCCTGACAGTCGAACGGGACGGGACCCTCACCCTGCACGTACCGGATGGGTGTGGAGCCCAGCGGGTCGAAGAGTTCGTGCGTGCCAGCAGAGCCTGGATCGACGACAAGATACGTCTCAGTGGCGAGCGCCGCCAACTGCACCCTGTGCGTACCCTGCGCAATGGTGAGGTCCATCGCTACCTGGGGCGAGACTATCGGCTTCTCATCGTCGATGATCAGCTGGACGCGGCGGCCGCCTCGGTGGATGAGGGACCAGGGGCCGTCGTCCGGTTGGTGGCGGGGCGGCTTCGTTTGGACGGTACGGTTGCTGCCGACCCGAAGCGTGCACGGAAGGCTATCGCCGACTGGTACAGCCGGGCGGGGCAGCGTTGGATACGAGGACGGCTCCAGCCGTGGGCTGCCAGGATGGACGTATCGGAACCGGCAGTACATGTCCGTGACCTGGGGCGCCGGTGGGGAAGTTATCGATCTGGTCCGGCCGTTGATGGAGTGATCTCACTGCATTGGGCAACCTTCCAATTGCCGATCCATCTAGTCGACTATGTCGTGGCGCACGAACTGGCGCATGTGCGGGTCTCCGGGCATGGCCCGGCTTACTGGCGCTTGCTGGGTAGGGCGCTGCCGGAGTGCCGTCAGCTGAAGGAAGAACTCGACGAACTCGGGCGAAGGGTGTGGATGGGGGACCTGGGCTGCTGA